The region ACTTACTACTAGGTCAATCTCAACTATTGCTAAAAAAATTATGAAAGAAGCAGGCTATAATAGCGAACGACTAACAGCCCACAGCCTCAGACATACTGCCGTAACCCTAGCCCTCCTTGCAGGACATGATATAACAGAAGTACAGCAGTTTGCCAGACACTCAAGTCTCAACACAACCATGATTTACAACCATGCCCTTGACCGCGATAAAAATGGTTGCAGTGACGGAATATCGAACTCTATTTTTTGATGGATCTGTACAATTTTGAAGGATTGGTGATGTAGATGGAAGAACTTTTTAAAGAAGTTGAAGAAATAAAACATAAATATAAGAGCCATTTTAAAAGGGACATGCCTGATAAAATCATAGGTTGGTGGGATCCTGTTAATATTGCAAGTTATCCGAATGAGTTGAAAGATGGAGTTAGGAGAATGAATGAGGATGTTGAAAATGCTATAGCAACCAATACTCCCTTTCAATCAATACCAGATGATTTATGGGATGAAATTATTTTTTAAGCATTAGTATAAGCTAGTGCTTTTTTTGATCTTTATTTACCTTTCAGCCATTTTTTCTTAAATTTTTTGATTTTGCTAAAAAATGCAGAGGGAAATGATGGAAGTTTTATTTTTGGGCCAAAACAATTGATCTTTGTCATCTAGCCCAATTTTTTAAGAAAATATTTTTTTGCCTTCAACATTTACAAAAATTATAAAATATTTTCTTAAAATATAAATATTATTAATATACTTAAATATATAAAATATATTAATTAAAATAATAAAAAAATTAACTATATTAAATATATTTAAAAATAAATATTATAATTAACATCTACTTCCGCAAATAAGCATTAGCGGAAGTAGAAAAGAAAACCAAAATTAAGATATGTAATATATATTATTTTACAAAATCAATTAGTAAAAAACTTAAATATATAAAATAAATTAAATATTTAAATTAAATGCACAAAATAATAAATACTTATATTAAAATGTAAACTTTCAACTTTTTTCTTCTTTTCTTAAATAAAGTTGATAATACAAAAAAATCAATCTGTAAAATGCAGAAGAGAGATAAATGAAGTAGATTCTAAAAAATACAATAAAAAACCTCCCTACACAAGTAGAGAGGTTAATGTTAGTTATCGAATGACGATTAGTTTTTAGCTGCAGAAGCGAATTCTTCTTTGCTGAAAGCTTCGTTGATGATGTCTTTAAGTTGTTTAGCTGAAGCTTGCATTTTTTGAGTTTCAGCGTCGTTAAGTGGGATGTTAACTGGACGAACGATACCGTGAGCACCAACAACAGCTGGTTGACCGATAAATACGTCATCAATTCCGTATTGACCTTCTTGGAATACAGAAAGTGGAAGTACTGAATTTTCGTCGTTAAGGATTGCTTGAGTGATACGAGCAAGAGCTACAGCGATACCGTAGAAAGTAGCACCTTTTTTCTCGATGATTGAGTAAGCAGCATCACGTACTGATACGAATAGGTCAACAAGACCTTGCTCATCGATTCCTTCAACATCTTGTAGGAATTGTTCAAGTTTAACACCAGCAACGTTAGCATGTGACCAAACTGCGAATTCTGAATCTCCGTGTTCACCCATGATGTATGCGTGGACGCTACGTGCATCAACTCCAACTTTTTCAGCAAGAGCTTGACGGAAACGAGCTGAGTCAAGAGAAGTTCCTGATCCGATAACGCGTTCTTTAGGGAATCCTGAGAATTTCCAAGTTGAGTAAGTAAGAACGTCAACTGGGTTAGCAGCAACTAGGAAGATTCCGTTGAATCCACTTTCAACGATTTTAGTAACAACTTCTTTGTTGATACGTAGGTTTTTCTCAACTAGGTCAAGACGAGTTTCACCTGGTTTTTGAGGAGCACCAGCTGTAAGAACTACAAGGTCAGCATCGTGTGCGTCTGAGTAGTCAGCAGCGTAGATTTTTTTAGGTGAAGTGAAAGCAAGAGCATGGCTAAGGTCTTCAGCATCCCCTACAGTTTTTTCTTTAAAGATATCAACAATTCCAAGTTCTTGGGCGATACCTTGGTTAACAAGTGCGAAAGCGTAAGATGAACCTACAGCTCCATCACCAACAAGAATTACTTTTTTGTGTTGTTTAACATCAGTCATTTTTAAATCTCCTCTATTAAATTTAGATTAATTTGGATGGTTCTTGGAGAAAAACCATCAGACAGGTCAATTATACCACTTCGTTTATGCTTTGTCATTCGATTAACAAAGATTTTAAGTAGATTTTAAAGACAGCCTCAAAAAATTGTTATAAACAATTCACTTTATAATGCAACACCATACATAATGCTAGGATGATAGGTTTAGCTTTCATCCTTCATTTCCTTGATTCTCTCAAGGTCAGGTGTAACCCGAAGGGTCTTTTGGCCAGTATAGGTGACAAAACCTGGAGCAGAGCCAGCAGGCTTATTTAATTTTTTAATCTCAATCATATCAACTTGGACCAGGTTTGACATTCTTGCCTTAGAGAAATAGGCAGCAAGCATGGCAGCTTCTGTAACGACCTCATCACTTGGACTAGGGTTATCTCTTAGGACAACATGACTTCCTGCAAGATCCTTGGCATGGAACCAAAGGTCATTTTTCCGGGCAATCTTATGGGTCAACTGCTCATTTTGCAGGTTGTTTTTCCCAACTAAGATTAGACTTCCATCACTTGCGATATATCGCTCAGGATCCTTAAGTTTCTGGCGTTTATTATCCCTTTTTCTAAGTTTAATATAGCCTGTTTGGATTAACTCTTCCTTGATTTCAGCGATTTCGGATAAGTCAGCCTGGGCCAGGGAATTTTCAACACTTTCCAGGTATAAAATAGCCCGTTTGGTCTGTTCAATTTGACTGTTGAGATATTTAACTGCCTGCTTTAGCTTTTGATACTTGTGGAAGTATTTTTGAGCATTTTGGTTGGGCGTTAAGGCCTTATTTAGAGCTATTTCAATCTTTTGGCCGTCATAGTAGTTATCAAGGATGACAGAATCCTTGTTGTTTGGTACCTGATGGAGGAAGGTTGTAAGAAGCTCTCCCTTTTGCCTGAAGCTTTCAGCCTTGTCGGTTGCCTTAAGTTCACGCTCTTGTTTCTTGAGTTTTTGGCGGTTCTTTTTAAGCTCATTGTCAACCTTACGGATAACCTCGCTTGCTACCTGGCGAACCCGGTCACGCTCAGCCTTATCTGAATAATAGGCATCTAAAAGCTCAGATAGATTATCATAAGCTAGATAATCATCGGCTAATTTGAGGGCCGAAAAATTGTCACTTGAGGGATAAAGAGATGGGCATAGATTGTTGATAAAATCATGGAAGGACTTTATCTTCTCATTGGGAAGAAGCCTTTTTTCAAGGGCTATTGCCGTATCTCGTCCTAGACCTTGAAAGGCCTTCTGCAAATTATCCTCAGTATTTAAGATATCAAATAATTTATCATCACTTACAGTAAAAGGATTAATCTTACTGTCACTAGGTGGTGCCAAATAGGTACTTCCTGGAAGAATGGTCCGGTAGGCATTTTGCGAGAATCCCACATGCTTGATTGATTCAAGAATCTTGTTTGATTTTCGATCAACCAAAAGAATATTTGAATGTTTACCCATAATTTCACAGATTAGGGCAATCTCCATGGCATCTCCGATTTCATTCTTGCTGGAAATTTCAAAGATAATCTGCCTATCGTTTTCAACCTGCTCGATACTGTTAATGAGAGCACCATTTAGGTACTTTCTCAAAATCATTACAAAGGTTGTAGGAGTCTTTGGGTTCTCAAAAATGGTCTTGGTCAGCTGAATACGACCAAAACTTGGGTGGGCAGACAAAAGAAGCTTGTGGGTCTTACCATTCCCCCTAATTGTTAAAACCAGCTCCTTATCAAAGGGTTGGTTTATTTTTTGAATTCGTCCACCAGTCAGACTACTCCTGAGTTCAGAGGTCATATAGTGGAGAAAAATACCATCAAAAGCCATGTTATTTATTCCTAAAATCTATTATTTCGAAATTACGATCAAGACTTTCATAGTCACATGTTAAGAAAAGCCTGTAATTTTCGAGTGATAGCTTCATTTTATCAGATAGATAATTCTTTGAATAGCCTTTAAAGGCCATAGACCCTAAATCACTATCCATCTCTTCATCATAAACAGGGTCTACAAAGTCAGGATCTACAATCAAGATTCTAAAGTGATTAAAGAGCGAACATGAACCCTTTCTGGAATGAATTCCATTTCCATCATCCATGTCAAAGATTAGTTTTGCAGGCTGGTCACCAATCATTTTATTAATTTTTTCTTGTACATTTTCAGTCATTTTTAAATACATAAATACCTCCCTTACCCCCTCATTCTATCACTTTAGGCACGAATTTTCTTGCGTGAGGACTTGCTTTTAGGTATAATTAGGAAATTAGTAATTTTCTAGTTATTTTAGGAGGGAGAAGGATGATTTGAGAACCGATGCGAGGAAACTTTCAAGAGATTTGAAGCTTGTTTTAGGAATTTTGATACTTATTTTTCTATTTTTGATTCCAAGTTTCAGAAAAAATATCAGGGCCGAGCAACTTGATGCCATATTAAATGTTGCGACCAATGATAAGATTGAAGACATTTCCACCCAAGACATCAGCCAGCTTTTAGATAATAATCTAGCTACAACAGTTATTTTTATAAACCCCAAGAATGAGGCTTTAAATCAAAAATTTTATGATTATGTCAGCCAAAGCAAGGGGAATACTAAATTAAACCGTAAGATCTATATTTACGAGGAAATTTACCCCAATAAGCTAGTTGAAGATTTAAAGGTTGATATGGATAATAAAATCCCTGTTGTTTTCTTTGAGGGAGACAAGAAAACAAAGGTAATTTACTTTGACCTTTCAAGCAACCTTGATCAGGATTTTGCTGACAAGCTTAATAAAATGTCATTACAATAGGAAGAATTTAGGAGAAAACTATGAAAAACAAGAAACTAGTCTTTACCGTCCTTGGTCTGGTAATCCTTACCTTGGGTGCCCTTATCCTGCCCCAGCTTAATAAGAAGAAGGAAGCAAAAGATGATAAGCAGCAAATCGGTGTTTTACAGTTTGTAACCCATCCAGCTCTTGATGAAATATATAAGGGAGTCAAAGATGGTCTGGCTGAATCAGGTTTTAAGGATATTAAGATTAACTTTTTAAACGGTGAAGGAGACCAAAGCAAACTCCAAACCATGAGTAAGGAGCTTGTAGCCCAGAAAAATGATGCCTTAATTGGGATTGCAACCCCAGCTGCCCAAAGCCTTGCTAACGCAACAACAAGTATTCCAATCATTATGGGTGCTGTAAGTGACCCTGTGGGAGCTAAACTTATCAGTAATCTTGAAAAACCTGATAAGAATATTACAGGTGTATCAGACAAGTTCCCTGTGGACAAGCAGCTTGACCTTATGAAGGAGGTCCTACCAGATCTTAAGACTGTGGGTGTCCTTTACTCAAGTAGCGAGGATAATTCTAAGTCACAGGTGGCTGAATTTAAAAAAGCAGCAGAAGCTTCTGGTATTGAGGTCATTGAGTATGCGGTACCTTCAACAAATGAAATCTCAGCAACCATGGAGGTCGCAAGCTCTAAGGTTGATGCCTTCTACACACCGATGGATAACACTGTAGCTAGTGCCTTTCCAACAGTTATTAACATTGCCAACAAGGCCAAGAAACCTGTCTTCCCAAGTGTTGATACCATGGTTGAACAAGGTGGTCTAGCAGCTGTAGCCATTAACCAATACGATCTTGGTAAGGCTACTGGAAAAATGGCTGCCAAGGTTCTTAAGGGAGAAAAAATTTCAAGTCTTCCAGTTGAAGAATTTAGCGAAGTTAAGCCAGTTGTCAATGAAGATGCAGCACAAAAACTTGGCATTACCCTACCAGAAAAATTACTGGCTGAGGCTGACAAGGTAAAATAAAAGATAAAACTCGTGACCTTAATCGCGAGTTTTTCCTAATAAATCAAGTAAGAACACAGAGGATAATTTATGATTTTATCAACCATCAATCAAGGTTTATTGTGGGCCATCTTAGGGCTTGGAATATACCTGACCTTCAGGATTTTAAACTTTCCTGATATGACCGCAGAAGGTTCTTTTCCCCTCGGAGGGGCTGTCGCTGTAACCATGATTAGCCATGGTTTTAACCCAGTCATCTCAACTCTTGCGGCCTTTTTAGCAGGAGCTCTTGCAGGACTTACTACAGGCCTTTTATATACCAAAGGGCGGGTTCCAACCCTTCTAGCAGGTATTCTTGTTATGACTTCTTGTAATTCCATCATGCTTATGATTATGGGACGGGCTAATTTGGGCCTTTTAGACAATAAACGCCTGCAGGACTACCTACCCTTTGAAAACCCAGACCTTGCAATCTTGGTTCTTGGACTTTTGGCTGCAACTTTTGTCATTGGCCTTATGATTTTCTTCCTAAATACCAATTTAGGCCAGGCCTTTGTAGCCACTGGAGACAATTCAGACATGGCCCAATCTTTAGGGATTAATACAGGTAAGATGGAGCTTTTAGGCCTTGTTTTGTCAAATGGTATCATAGGTCTTGCTGGTGGCCTTATAAGCCAAAGTGACGGCTATGCTGACATTAACAAGGGAATTGGAGTCATTGTAATCGGTCTTGCAAGTATTATCATTGGAGAGGTCTTCTTTGCCAATGTAAGCTTACTTGAGCGTTTAATGGCCATTGTGATTGGAAGTATTTTCTACCAAATCATTATCATGCTGATTATTCGCTTAGGCTTCAATACCAACTACCTAAAATTATTCAGTGCAATCATCCTTGCCATCTGTCTAATTATCCCAACATTAAAGGACAAATTTTTCAAGGGGGTCAAGATAAATGCAGGCAATAATTGAGTTAAAAAACGCGACCAAGATAGTTGATAATGGTAGCGATGAACAAAAGGTAATCCTAGATCAAGTAAACTTGACCATTAACCAGGGTGACTTCATTACAGTCCTTGGGGGAAATGGTGCTGGTAAGTCTACTCTCTTTAATACCATTGCTGGAAATCTGACTCTTACAAGCGGCCAGGTCTTCATCATGGGTGAGGATATGACCAAAAAAACACCTGAAGTTCGGGCCAAATACATTTCAAGGGTCTTTCAAGATCCTAAGATGGGAACAGCTCCCCGAATGACATTGGCTGAAAATCTAGCTGTGGCAAGACTTCGAGGTGAAAAAAGACGACTTGTGCCCAGACGACTTGCAAGCTATAAAAAAGAGTTTACTGAATTGGCCTCAAAAATCGGCAATGGCCTTGAAAAACACATTGATACGCCAGCAGGAAATCTTTCAGGCGGTCAAAGGCAGGCCCTAAGTCTTCTTATGGCAACCATTAAAAAACCAGATCTTCTACTCTTGGATGAACATACAGCAGCCCTTGATCCGAAAACAAGTAAGTCCTTAATGAAGCTTACTGATGAACTGGTCAAAAAAGACCAACTAACAGCCCTTATGATTACCCATCATATGGAAGATGCCCTAAAATACGGCAATCGCCTCCTAGTCATGCAGGACGGAAAAATCGCCCAGGACTTGAACAGTCAGGAAAAAGCTAAGCTAAGCATTCAGGACTTTTATCAGATATTTGAGTAAAAAAACGTTCGCAAAGCGAACGTTTTTAGTTTTCTATCCAAATCCTAAATTGTAAGTTTTTTTCTTTGGACTAGCTTAAATATTACTAGGCACAGCAAGTAGATTAGCAATTGACCCAAACCTATATATCTAATCAGGTATAAGTTTACAGGCTCAAAATCCTGAATTTAATGCTGAAAGGGCCAAGGGAATTGTAGATAAACTAACTACAGGCGACACTTTTTCAGATGTTTCGTGGATGTTAGGAGAACCTATTGTAAATTTCAGCCAATCTGTTGTAGATGATACTATTGAGGCCAACGCTCGTTTTCATTCAAAGGTTGGTTTAAGACCGCTTATTGTTAGGAGGACATCAGGACATGCTTGCGATTGGTGTGCTAACCTTGCTGGCAGCTATGATTATCCTTACGGTATGCCTAAAGATGTGTTTAGGAGACATGAACGTTGTAGGTGCGTGACTGAATATAAACCAGATAAAAATAGAAAGCAAAATATTTGGTCAAAGGAATGGCAAGATAATAGAAAAAATGATAGAGTTGAGACAAAAAAGAGCAGGTTCCTGAAGCTTTTAAAATGCCGAAAATTAAGGCAAGTGGAGCTCTTAATAGGTATGGCAAAGAATTTGATGCTTTTGAGTCAATTGGTCATAAAGAAGCATTGGGAAAGAAGATGTATATCCAGTTTGCTCAAAGAAAGGACATGGATGCGGCGGGGCTTATCTCAAAGAATGGAGGTGTTCCGCTGAAGGATGCCCTCCAAGTTTACCAACATGTTTTTAGGGATGACCATCTTCTTGAAGTGGGAAAAATTGGGATGTTTGATCCTGACTATGATATAGCCCAGTCCTTTTCAAGGATTTTTGCAGGAAAGCCCGAATCTCACGACTTAACTATGATTAAGCATGAATTGTTAGAGTCAAAAATTATGAGAGCGAATCCGAATATGATTTACAATGATGCTCATAGGTTAACAAATAAGACCTATAATTATTTGGAAGAATTAGACGAATGGAAAGACAGGAGGAGTGGCGGTGATTGATTTAAAAAAGAATAAAGTAACAGATAAAGAAATTATTTATGACTACTATCTTTCTGATCTTGGTGATTTTTCTGATGAGGGGATTCATGGTATAATTTCGGTTAAAAAATCCGACCTTAGTTATAAGGTTATTAAAAACGATGAACATCCCTGGTTTAAGTCAACGCATTCTAAAGTAAGGCGTGCAATCCATGGTTTTATAAAAAAGGATTCGTATCCTGAAACATGGTTCACTCCAGACTAACAAGCACTAGCATGAGCTAAGTGCTTTTTTTGTGCAGTCAGGAGGACGAATGCAATGAACACAGAAGAATTTATTGAAAAAGTAAAGAAAGAAATCAGTAACTATGTAAGAGTAACTGAACGAGAAGACCTAGTAACGCCTGAAGACATTTACACAGTTTGGTACTGCAAGACTATTCAGAATCACAAAGGCCTATTTGGTACTCCTTAGAGAGAAGTACAATAAAAACCCCGATGTCAGGGAAAAGAATAAAACTCAATATTATAGCGATCTTGAGCGTGACCGTACGAAGTACCGAGAAGTCAAGAATATTTTAGGTAAATCAGCACCCAAAACATTGGAGGAATACCGAAATATTAGGTATAATGGTGATAGTAAGTACAAGGAATTAATGCAGAATTACCGTGATTTCATAAAATGGAGTAATTCTAATTTCCCTAGTGAAAAATCGCTTAATGGACATTACAAAACCCATGGAAAAGAGTTCGGGAATATTTCTAAAGAAGAGTATATAAATAAA is a window of Streptococcaceae bacterium ESL0729 DNA encoding:
- a CDS encoding L-lactate dehydrogenase; translation: MTDVKQHKKVILVGDGAVGSSYAFALVNQGIAQELGIVDIFKEKTVGDAEDLSHALAFTSPKKIYAADYSDAHDADLVVLTAGAPQKPGETRLDLVEKNLRINKEVVTKIVESGFNGIFLVAANPVDVLTYSTWKFSGFPKERVIGSGTSLDSARFRQALAEKVGVDARSVHAYIMGEHGDSEFAVWSHANVAGVKLEQFLQDVEGIDEQGLVDLFVSVRDAAYSIIEKKGATFYGIAVALARITQAILNDENSVLPLSVFQEGQYGIDDVFIGQPAVVGAHGIVRPVNIPLNDAETQKMQASAKQLKDIINEAFSKEEFASAAKN
- a CDS encoding NFACT RNA binding domain-containing protein, with product MAFDGIFLHYMTSELRSSLTGGRIQKINQPFDKELVLTIRGNGKTHKLLLSAHPSFGRIQLTKTIFENPKTPTTFVMILRKYLNGALINSIEQVENDRQIIFEISSKNEIGDAMEIALICEIMGKHSNILLVDRKSNKILESIKHVGFSQNAYRTILPGSTYLAPPSDSKINPFTVSDDKLFDILNTEDNLQKAFQGLGRDTAIALEKRLLPNEKIKSFHDFINNLCPSLYPSSDNFSALKLADDYLAYDNLSELLDAYYSDKAERDRVRQVASEVIRKVDNELKKNRQKLKKQERELKATDKAESFRQKGELLTTFLHQVPNNKDSVILDNYYDGQKIEIALNKALTPNQNAQKYFHKYQKLKQAVKYLNSQIEQTKRAILYLESVENSLAQADLSEIAEIKEELIQTGYIKLRKRDNKRQKLKDPERYIASDGSLILVGKNNLQNEQLTHKIARKNDLWFHAKDLAGSHVVLRDNPSPSDEVVTEAAMLAAYFSKARMSNLVQVDMIEIKKLNKPAGSAPGFVTYTGQKTLRVTPDLERIKEMKDES
- a CDS encoding iron-sulfur cluster biosynthesis family protein, producing MYLKMTENVQEKINKMIGDQPAKLIFDMDDGNGIHSRKGSCSLFNHFRILIVDPDFVDPVYDEEMDSDLGSMAFKGYSKNYLSDKMKLSLENYRLFLTCDYESLDRNFEIIDFRNK
- the trpX gene encoding tryptophan ABC transporter substrate-binding protein produces the protein MKNKKLVFTVLGLVILTLGALILPQLNKKKEAKDDKQQIGVLQFVTHPALDEIYKGVKDGLAESGFKDIKINFLNGEGDQSKLQTMSKELVAQKNDALIGIATPAAQSLANATTSIPIIMGAVSDPVGAKLISNLEKPDKNITGVSDKFPVDKQLDLMKEVLPDLKTVGVLYSSSEDNSKSQVAEFKKAAEASGIEVIEYAVPSTNEISATMEVASSKVDAFYTPMDNTVASAFPTVINIANKAKKPVFPSVDTMVEQGGLAAVAINQYDLGKATGKMAAKVLKGEKISSLPVEEFSEVKPVVNEDAAQKLGITLPEKLLAEADKVK
- a CDS encoding ABC transporter permease; the protein is MILSTINQGLLWAILGLGIYLTFRILNFPDMTAEGSFPLGGAVAVTMISHGFNPVISTLAAFLAGALAGLTTGLLYTKGRVPTLLAGILVMTSCNSIMLMIMGRANLGLLDNKRLQDYLPFENPDLAILVLGLLAATFVIGLMIFFLNTNLGQAFVATGDNSDMAQSLGINTGKMELLGLVLSNGIIGLAGGLISQSDGYADINKGIGVIVIGLASIIIGEVFFANVSLLERLMAIVIGSIFYQIIIMLIIRLGFNTNYLKLFSAIILAICLIIPTLKDKFFKGVKINAGNN
- a CDS encoding ABC transporter ATP-binding protein, translating into MQAIIELKNATKIVDNGSDEQKVILDQVNLTINQGDFITVLGGNGAGKSTLFNTIAGNLTLTSGQVFIMGEDMTKKTPEVRAKYISRVFQDPKMGTAPRMTLAENLAVARLRGEKRRLVPRRLASYKKEFTELASKIGNGLEKHIDTPAGNLSGGQRQALSLLMATIKKPDLLLLDEHTAALDPKTSKSLMKLTDELVKKDQLTALMITHHMEDALKYGNRLLVMQDGKIAQDLNSQEKAKLSIQDFYQIFE
- a CDS encoding DUF6275 family protein; this translates as MNTEEFIEKVKKEISNYVRVTEREDLVTPEDIYTVWYCKTIQNHKGLFGTP